A window of the Pseudomonas furukawaii genome harbors these coding sequences:
- the rpsD gene encoding 30S ribosomal protein S4: MARYIGPKCKLSRREGTDLFLKSGARALESKCNIESAPGQHGARRGRLSDYGTQLREKQKVRRIYGVLERQFSGYYKEAARRKGATGENLLQLLECRLDNVVYRMGFGATRAESRQLVSHKSITVNGQTVNVPSFQIKAGDVVAVREKSKNQLRISQALELSAQRGRAEWVEVDAEKKSGVFKSVPARSDLSADINENLIVELYSK, from the coding sequence ATGGCTCGTTACATTGGTCCCAAGTGCAAACTGTCCCGTCGTGAAGGTACCGACCTCTTCCTGAAGAGTGGTGCCCGCGCGCTCGAATCCAAGTGCAACATCGAATCGGCCCCCGGCCAGCACGGCGCTCGTCGTGGTCGTCTGTCCGACTACGGTACCCAGCTGCGTGAAAAGCAGAAAGTCCGTCGTATCTACGGCGTACTGGAGCGTCAGTTCAGCGGTTACTACAAGGAAGCTGCCCGTCGCAAGGGCGCTACCGGCGAGAACCTGCTGCAGCTGCTGGAGTGCCGTCTGGACAACGTGGTTTACCGCATGGGCTTTGGCGCTACTCGTGCCGAATCTCGTCAGCTGGTTTCCCACAAGTCCATCACCGTCAACGGCCAGACCGTGAACGTCCCGTCCTTCCAGATCAAAGCTGGTGACGTGGTAGCCGTTCGCGAGAAGTCCAAGAACCAACTGCGTATCTCCCAGGCCCTCGAGCTCAGCGCCCAGCGCGGCCGTGCCGAGTGGGTTGAGGTGGACGCAGAGAAGAAGTCCGGCGTGTTCAAGAGCGTGCCGGCTCGCAGCGATCTGTCCGCCGACATCAACGAAAACCTGATTGTCGAGCTCTACTCCAAGTAA
- the rplQ gene encoding 50S ribosomal protein L17 has product MRHRKSGRHLSRTSAHRKAMFQNMAVSLFEHELIKTTLPKAKELRRVAEPLITLAKEDSVANRRLAFDRTRSKAAVGKLFNDLGKRYANRQGGYLRILKCGFRAGDNAPMAYVELVDRPVAGEVEAAAE; this is encoded by the coding sequence ATGCGTCATCGTAAAAGTGGCCGTCACCTCAGCCGCACCAGCGCACACCGCAAGGCCATGTTCCAGAACATGGCGGTGTCGCTGTTCGAGCACGAACTGATCAAAACCACCCTGCCCAAAGCCAAGGAACTGCGTCGCGTTGCCGAGCCGCTGATCACCCTGGCCAAGGAAGACAGCGTTGCCAACCGTCGTCTGGCTTTCGACCGTACTCGTTCGAAAGCTGCCGTCGGCAAACTGTTCAACGACCTGGGCAAGCGCTATGCCAACCGTCAGGGTGGCTACCTGCGCATCCTGAAGTGCGGTTTCCGCGCTGGCGACAACGCTCCCATGGCTTACGTCGAGCTGGTTGACCGTCCGGTCGCTGGTGAAGTCGAGGCCGCAGCCGAGTAA
- a CDS encoding DNA-directed RNA polymerase subunit alpha: MQSSVNEFLTPRHIDVQVVSQTRAKITLEPLERGFGHTLGNALRRILLSSMPGCAVVEAEIDGVLHEYSAIEGVQEDVIEILLNLKGLAIKLHGRDEVTLSLSKKGPGVVTAADIQLDHDVEIVNGDHVIANLADNGVLNMKLKVSRGRGYEPADARQSDEDESRSIGRLQLDASFSPVRRVAYVVENARVEQRTNLDKLVIDLETNGTLDPEEAIRRAATILQHQLAAFVDLKGDAEPVVVEQEDEIDPILLRPVDDLELTVRSANCLKAENIYYIGDLIQRTEVELLKTPNLGKKSLTEIKDVLASRGLSLGMRLDNWPPASLKKDDKATA, translated from the coding sequence ATGCAGAGTTCGGTAAATGAGTTCCTGACCCCCCGCCACATTGATGTGCAGGTGGTCAGTCAGACCCGCGCCAAGATCACGCTCGAGCCTCTCGAGCGTGGTTTCGGCCATACCCTGGGCAACGCGCTGCGTCGCATCCTGTTGTCCTCCATGCCTGGCTGTGCAGTAGTCGAGGCCGAGATCGACGGCGTACTCCACGAGTACAGTGCCATCGAAGGTGTTCAGGAAGACGTCATTGAAATCCTGCTCAACCTGAAAGGCCTGGCCATCAAGCTGCACGGCCGTGACGAAGTAACGCTGAGCCTGTCGAAGAAGGGCCCGGGCGTGGTCACTGCCGCCGATATTCAGCTGGATCATGATGTCGAAATCGTCAACGGCGACCACGTGATCGCCAACCTGGCGGATAACGGTGTCCTGAACATGAAGCTCAAGGTGTCCCGCGGTCGTGGCTATGAGCCCGCCGACGCGCGCCAGAGCGACGAAGACGAGAGCCGCAGCATTGGTCGTCTGCAGCTCGACGCCTCGTTCAGCCCGGTCCGCCGTGTTGCCTACGTGGTAGAAAACGCCCGTGTCGAGCAGCGCACCAACCTGGACAAGCTGGTCATCGATCTCGAAACCAACGGCACCCTGGATCCTGAAGAGGCCATCCGTCGCGCCGCTACCATCCTGCAACACCAACTGGCTGCGTTCGTCGACCTGAAAGGCGACGCCGAGCCGGTAGTGGTCGAGCAGGAGGACGAGATCGACCCGATCCTGCTGCGTCCTGTTGATGACCTCGAGCTGACCGTTCGTTCGGCCAACTGCCTCAAGGCGGAGAACATCTACTACATCGGTGACCTGATTCAGCGCACCGAAGTAGAGCTGTTGAAGACTCCGAACCTGGGCAAGAAGTCCCTGACTGAGATCAAGGACGTCCTGGCCTCCCGCGGTCTGTCCCTCGGTATGCGCCTCGACAACTGGCCGCCGGCAAGTCTCAAGAAGGACGACAAGGCGACTGCCTGA